A stretch of Bos indicus x Bos taurus breed Angus x Brahman F1 hybrid chromosome 17, Bos_hybrid_MaternalHap_v2.0, whole genome shotgun sequence DNA encodes these proteins:
- the ETFDH gene encoding electron transfer flavoprotein-ubiquinone oxidoreductase, mitochondrial isoform X1 — MQVLLARLACPVYQCFHAIKIKKNYLPLCATRWSSTSVVPRITTHYTVYPRDQDKRWEGVNMERFAEEADVVIVGAGPAGLSAAARLKQLAAQHEKDIRVCLVEKAAQIGAHTLSGACLDPRALQELFPDWKEKGAPLNTPVTEDRFGILTEKYRIPVPILPGLPMNNHGNYIVRLGHLVSWMGEQAEALGVEVYPGYAAAEVLFHEDGSVKGIATNDVGIQKDGAPKTTFERGLELHAKVTIFAEGCHGHLAKQLYRKFDLRANCEPQTYGIGLKELWVIDEKKWKPGRVDHTVGWPLDRHTYGGSFLYHLNEGEPLVALGFVVGLDYQNPYLSPFREFQRWKHHPSIQPTLEGGKRIAYGARALNEGGLQCIPKLTFPGGLLIGCSPGFMNVPKIKGTHTAMKSGILAAESIFNQLTNENLQSKTIGLDVTEYEDNLKKSWVWKELYAVRNIRPSCHSILGVYGGMIYTGIFYWIFRGMEPWTLKHKGSDSDKLKPAKDCTPIEYPKPDGQISFDLLSSVALSGTNHEHDQPAHLTLKDDSVPVNRNLSIYDGPEQRFCPAGVYEFVPVEQGDGFRLQINAQNCVHCKTCDIKDPSQNINWVVPEGGGGPAYNGM, encoded by the exons GAGTGAACATGGAGCGGTTTGCAGAGGAGGCGGACGTGGTGATTGTGGGTGCCGGTCCCGCGGGGCTCTCCGCGGCCGCACGGCTCAAGCAGCTGGCCGCCCAGCATGAGAAGGACATCCGTGTGTGTCTGGTGGAGAAAGCTGCTCAGATAGGCGCTCACACCCTCTCAGGCGCGTGCCTGGATCCACGAGCTTTACAAGAGCTGTTCCCAGACTGGAAGGAGAAGGGA GCCCCTCTCAACACTCCTGTAACAGAAGATAGATTTGGAATTTTAACAGAGAAATACAGAATTCCTGTGCCAATTCTTCCAG GTCTCCCGATGAACAATCATGGCAATTACATTGTGCGCCTGGGCCATCTGGTGAGCTGGATGGGGGAGCAGGCGGAAGCCCTGGGTGTGGAGGTGTACCCTGGCTACGCAGCTGCCGAG gTCCTTTTTCATGAAGATGGCAGTGTGAAAGGAATTGCCACAAATGACGTAGGGATACAGAAGGACGGTGCACCAAAG ACAACTTTCGAGCGGGGACTGGAACTACATGCTAAAGTCACAATTTTTGCAGAGGGCTGCCACGGACACCTGGCCAAGCAGCTGTATAGGAAGTTCGACTTAAGGGCCAACTGCGAGCCTCAGACCTATGGAATCGGGCTGAAGGAG ttatgggTTATTGATGAGAAGAAGTGGAAACCTGGGAGAGTGGATCACACCGTCGGCTGGCCCCTGGACAGACACACCTATGGGGGCTCGTTCCTCTACCACCTAAATGAAGGGGAGCCCCTAGTAGCACTTGGCTTTGTG gtTGGTCTGGACTATCAAAACCCGTACCTCAGTCCATTTAGAGAGTTTCAAAGGTGGAAACACCACCCCAGCATCCAGCCAACATTGGAAGGTGGGAAAAGGATTGCCTATGGAGCCAGAGCACTCAATGAAGGTGGCCTTCAG tgtataCCAAAGCTCACCTTCCCTGGGGGTTTACTTATTGGTTGTAGCCCTGGTTTCATGAATGTTCCCAAGATCAAAGGCActcacacagcaatgaaaagTGGTATTTTGGCAGCAGAATCTATTTTTAATCAACTAACTAATGAAAATCTCCAATCAAAGACGATAG ggcTTGATGTAACTGAGTACGAGGACAATTTGAAGAAGTCGTGGGTGTGGAAAGAGCTCTATGCTGTCAGGAACATCCGACCATCCTGCCACAGCATCCTGGGTGTGTATGGAGGGATGATTTACACTGGAATCTTCTACTGGATATTCAGGGGGATGGAGCCCTGGACTCTGAAACATAAAG GGTCTGACTCAGATAAGCTCAAGCCAGCCAAGGACTGCACACCCATTGAGTATCCAAAACCAGACGGGCAGATCAGTTTTGACCTTCTGTCATCCGTGGCTCTGAGCGGTACCAACCATGAACACGACCAGCCAGCACATCTGACCTTGAAAGACGACAGCGTGCCTGTCAACAGAAACCTGTCCATATATGACGGGCCCGAGCAGCGATTCTGCCCTGCAG GAGTTTATGAATTTGTCCCTGTGGAACAAGGTGATGGATTTCGGCTACAGATAAATGCTCAGAACTGTGTGCACTGTAAAACATGTGATATTAAGGATCCAAGTCAGAACATTAACTGGGTGGTACCTGAAGGCGGGGGAGGCCCTGCATACAACGGAATGTAA
- the ETFDH gene encoding electron transfer flavoprotein-ubiquinone oxidoreductase, mitochondrial isoform X2: MVYQCFHAIKIKKNYLPLCATRWSSTSVVPRITTHYTVYPRDQDKRWEGVNMERFAEEADVVIVGAGPAGLSAAARLKQLAAQHEKDIRVCLVEKAAQIGAHTLSGACLDPRALQELFPDWKEKGAPLNTPVTEDRFGILTEKYRIPVPILPGLPMNNHGNYIVRLGHLVSWMGEQAEALGVEVYPGYAAAEVLFHEDGSVKGIATNDVGIQKDGAPKTTFERGLELHAKVTIFAEGCHGHLAKQLYRKFDLRANCEPQTYGIGLKELWVIDEKKWKPGRVDHTVGWPLDRHTYGGSFLYHLNEGEPLVALGFVVGLDYQNPYLSPFREFQRWKHHPSIQPTLEGGKRIAYGARALNEGGLQCIPKLTFPGGLLIGCSPGFMNVPKIKGTHTAMKSGILAAESIFNQLTNENLQSKTIGLDVTEYEDNLKKSWVWKELYAVRNIRPSCHSILGVYGGMIYTGIFYWIFRGMEPWTLKHKGSDSDKLKPAKDCTPIEYPKPDGQISFDLLSSVALSGTNHEHDQPAHLTLKDDSVPVNRNLSIYDGPEQRFCPAGVYEFVPVEQGDGFRLQINAQNCVHCKTCDIKDPSQNINWVVPEGGGGPAYNGM; encoded by the exons GAGTGAACATGGAGCGGTTTGCAGAGGAGGCGGACGTGGTGATTGTGGGTGCCGGTCCCGCGGGGCTCTCCGCGGCCGCACGGCTCAAGCAGCTGGCCGCCCAGCATGAGAAGGACATCCGTGTGTGTCTGGTGGAGAAAGCTGCTCAGATAGGCGCTCACACCCTCTCAGGCGCGTGCCTGGATCCACGAGCTTTACAAGAGCTGTTCCCAGACTGGAAGGAGAAGGGA GCCCCTCTCAACACTCCTGTAACAGAAGATAGATTTGGAATTTTAACAGAGAAATACAGAATTCCTGTGCCAATTCTTCCAG GTCTCCCGATGAACAATCATGGCAATTACATTGTGCGCCTGGGCCATCTGGTGAGCTGGATGGGGGAGCAGGCGGAAGCCCTGGGTGTGGAGGTGTACCCTGGCTACGCAGCTGCCGAG gTCCTTTTTCATGAAGATGGCAGTGTGAAAGGAATTGCCACAAATGACGTAGGGATACAGAAGGACGGTGCACCAAAG ACAACTTTCGAGCGGGGACTGGAACTACATGCTAAAGTCACAATTTTTGCAGAGGGCTGCCACGGACACCTGGCCAAGCAGCTGTATAGGAAGTTCGACTTAAGGGCCAACTGCGAGCCTCAGACCTATGGAATCGGGCTGAAGGAG ttatgggTTATTGATGAGAAGAAGTGGAAACCTGGGAGAGTGGATCACACCGTCGGCTGGCCCCTGGACAGACACACCTATGGGGGCTCGTTCCTCTACCACCTAAATGAAGGGGAGCCCCTAGTAGCACTTGGCTTTGTG gtTGGTCTGGACTATCAAAACCCGTACCTCAGTCCATTTAGAGAGTTTCAAAGGTGGAAACACCACCCCAGCATCCAGCCAACATTGGAAGGTGGGAAAAGGATTGCCTATGGAGCCAGAGCACTCAATGAAGGTGGCCTTCAG tgtataCCAAAGCTCACCTTCCCTGGGGGTTTACTTATTGGTTGTAGCCCTGGTTTCATGAATGTTCCCAAGATCAAAGGCActcacacagcaatgaaaagTGGTATTTTGGCAGCAGAATCTATTTTTAATCAACTAACTAATGAAAATCTCCAATCAAAGACGATAG ggcTTGATGTAACTGAGTACGAGGACAATTTGAAGAAGTCGTGGGTGTGGAAAGAGCTCTATGCTGTCAGGAACATCCGACCATCCTGCCACAGCATCCTGGGTGTGTATGGAGGGATGATTTACACTGGAATCTTCTACTGGATATTCAGGGGGATGGAGCCCTGGACTCTGAAACATAAAG GGTCTGACTCAGATAAGCTCAAGCCAGCCAAGGACTGCACACCCATTGAGTATCCAAAACCAGACGGGCAGATCAGTTTTGACCTTCTGTCATCCGTGGCTCTGAGCGGTACCAACCATGAACACGACCAGCCAGCACATCTGACCTTGAAAGACGACAGCGTGCCTGTCAACAGAAACCTGTCCATATATGACGGGCCCGAGCAGCGATTCTGCCCTGCAG GAGTTTATGAATTTGTCCCTGTGGAACAAGGTGATGGATTTCGGCTACAGATAAATGCTCAGAACTGTGTGCACTGTAAAACATGTGATATTAAGGATCCAAGTCAGAACATTAACTGGGTGGTACCTGAAGGCGGGGGAGGCCCTGCATACAACGGAATGTAA
- the PPID gene encoding peptidyl-prolyl cis-trans isomerase D: MSHPSPQAKPSNPSNPRVFFDVDIGGERVGRIVLELFADIVPKTAENFRALCTGEKGIGPTTGKPLHFKGCPFHRIIKKFMIQGGDFSNQNGTGGESIYGEKFEDENFHYKHDKEGLLSMANAGSNTNGSQFFITTVPTPHLDGKHVVFGQVIKGMGVAKILENVEVKGEKPAKLCVIAECGELKEGDDWGIFPKDGSGDSHPDFPEDADVDLKDVDKILLISEDLKNIGNTFFKSQNWEMAIKKYTKVLRYVEGSRAAAEGADGAKLQPVALSCVLNIGACKLKMSDWQGAVDSCLEALEIDPSNTKALYRRAQGWQGLKEYDQALADLKKAQEIAPEDKAIQAELLKVKQKIKAQKDKEKAAYAKMFA, translated from the exons ATGTCGCATCCATCCCCCCAGGCTAAGCCTTCCAACCCCAGTAACCCTCGAGTTTTCTTCGACGTGGACATCGGAGGGGAGCGAG ttggtCGAATTGTCTTAGAATTGTTTGCAGATATTGTACCCAAAACTGCAGAAAATTTTCGTGCATTGTGTACAGGAGAAAAAGGCATTGGACCCACCACTGGGAAACCTCTTCATTTCAAAGGATGTCCTTTCCATAGAA ttATTAAGAAATTTATGATTCAGGGTGGAGACTTCTCAAATCAGAATGGGACAGGTGGAGAAAGCATTTATGGTGAAAAATTTGAAGATGAAAATTTCCATTATAAG CATGACAAGGAGGGATTGCTGAGCATGGCCAACGCCGGCAGCAACACCAACGGCTCCCAGTTCTTCATCACCACCGTTCCGACTCCGCATTTGGATGGGAAGCACGTAGTGTTTGGCCAAGTGATTAAAGGAATGGGTGTGGCAAAGATTCTGGAAAATGTGGAGGTGAAAGGTGAAAAACCTGCCAAA TTGTGCGTTATTGCAGAATGTGGAGAACTGAAAGAAGGGGATGATTGGGGAATATTCCCAAAGGATGGATCTGGTGACAGTCACCCAGATTTCCCCGAGGACGCAGATGTGGATTTAAAAGAT gtagataaaattttattaatatcagaagacttaaaaaacattggaaatacatttttcaaatccCAGAACTGGGAGATGgccattaaaaaatacacaaaagtttTAAG GTATGTGGAAGGTTCCAGGGCTGCTGCTGAGGGCGCAGATGGAGCAAAGCTGCAGCCTGTCGCTTTAAGCTGTGTGCTGAATATTGGCGCCTGCAAACTGAAGATGTCTGATTGGCAGGGCGCAGTCGATAGCTGTTTGGAG gCCCTTGAAATAGACCCATCAAATACCAAAGCACTGTACCGTAGAGCCCAGGGATGGCAAGGATTAAAAGAATATGATCAAGCATTG GCTGATCTTAAGAAAGCTCAGGAAATAGCACCAGAAGATAAAG CAATCCAGGCAGAATTGCTGAAAGTCAAGCAAAAGATAAAGGCACAGAAAGATAAAGAGAAGGCAGCTTATGCAAAAATGTTTGCCTGA